AAAGTCAATATTGCGATTGGATGGGCTGTGACTGTTGGAGAATTGATGAATCtgacaacaccaccaccatgtcaATGTGTACGATGCCAGGATTGAGAGTCATGCAAGAGCCGCTTCCAGAGATGGCCCTTGCAGTCTCGCCAAGCTGCGACGGCAAATAGCGTCGTCGTTAAGCCTATAAAAGGAGACGGCTGCACCCCAGACTTCTTCGCATATGCAGTCAACGAGCGCAGAAGACAGTTTGACTCACTACCTTGCCATGGCGTTTTGGTTGAGCCTCtgcgtcgccctcgctgcgAGCCACTTCCCTCTTTGTGTCGCTACATCGCAGTACCCGTCGACCAGTTTCGAGAGCAAATGCTCTGATCTCAGACACGCCGCCCAACCGTCGAACATCACGCCGCTATACTCGGAGTACGTCCCTGCCGGAACCAACCTGGTCGTGCCCGGCCTCGATCCGTCATGCTTCAACTCAACCACCATCCACGTTGACATTTGCCGCCTCGGCTTAAATGTAACCACGTCCGACCGCTCCGACTTCATCATGGAGGTCTGGTTGCCCCGGAACTGGACGCGCCGATTCCTCTCGACTGGCAACGCTGGTATCAATGGCTGCATCGGCTACGACGACATGACATACGCCACCGAACTGGGTTTTGCCGCGACGGGCTCGAACAACGGACACAGCGGACAAAACGGCACTCGCTTCCTGAACAACCTTGAGGTTGTCATTGACTACTCGTACCGCTCTCTGACAATGTCCACCGCCATCGGCAAGCACGTCACCGACAAGTTTTACGGAAAGGCACACAGGAAGTCGTATTACCTGGGCTGCTCCACCGGGGGTCGGCAGGGATTCAAGATGGCACAGGACTTTCCCGATATTTTCGACGGGATTGTGGCTGGGGCGCCTGCGTTCAACTTTCAGGGCTTACTGGCATGGTCCGGCCTGTTCCACAGCATCATCAAAGAGGTCGGTCCGGAGGGAGTTCCCCCACGTACGTCGTGGGCCGCGATCGACGCCGAGATGTCGTCTCAGTGCGACCACCTTGACGGAGCAATCGATGGCATATTCGAGGACCCTTCTTTGTGCAACTTTAGACCCGAGGCGCTTATCTGCCGCCCCGGCGTCAACTCAGCGACGTGTCTCACCGGCAAGCAGGCAGATACGATTAGACGCTTCCTgtcgcccgtcgacggcgtcaatgGCACTTTTGTCTATCCACGTGCCGAGCCCTTtagcggcatcgtcggctcCATACTTTCGGTCTATGGCAGCGAGCAGTTTCAGTATACGGACCACTGGTTCAAGTATGCCGTCTACAACGACTCCAACCTAGATACGGAGAGCTTGACGCCCGAGCAGTGGGAATACGCCTTCAAGCACGACCCCGCGAGTGTCAGAACGTACTCGGGCGACCTCACCCAGATGAGAGACCGCGGTGCCAAGCTGCTGCACTACCACGGCTTGGAGGACCCCTTGATCAGCTCCGCGAGCTCCACGCACTACTACAACCTTGCGTCCCGGACGATGAGCCTCGCCAGCGCGGACATAGACAGGTTCTATCGGTACTTCCGCATCAGCGGCATGAGTCActgcctcggcggcacgggcgccaGCGCGATCGGGAACCGCGGGGACAACATGGCGAGTCGAGATCCCACGGCCAACGTCTTAACTGCCATGACTCGCTGGGTCGAGGAAGGTGTTCCGCCCGACTTTGTCACGGGCACCAGGCTCCAGGATGCGGGAGCGCCCGGTCAAGTAGACTACACACGAAGGCATTGCAAATACCCGCTGAGAAACGTAATGAAGGCCGGGGGCAATTATACCAACGTGGACGACTGGCACTGCGTGCTGTAGCCTGGGCGTTTCAATGCTGCTgtggactggactgggccGGGCGGAGCCGAAGTTCATGTTGCGGTGCGTGGGACGGACGCTTCGCATTGACACGGGCCCCAATGTGTTACCGCCTTGATAATACCTCATTGGGCGAGGTTCTAGGGCCTTGTGACTGCGGTCGGAATACTTTGTGGCCCAACTCGTGCTGCTATGCGTCGCGGTGTTTTCTAATGAATTACGAATTGAATGAAGATTCCTCCGATTGCCTCCGTGTCGAACGCGCAATCCTGTTTCAGGATTCACGCCCCGATCGTCAAGGCAGAAGTCTTTTTGCAGTGCCGCCAGAGATCGAACACAGTCAAGTCCGGCCCTGTGGACAGGAAGTAGTACAAATAGCCAGCCTAGGCGCATCTGCTTGGCTCCAACAGGGCTGCCGTCTTATCGCTCCATCCTCTCCTAACCAGACCTACTACGTGACCGAGACGCCTTCGTCTCGTTCCAACTTTTCCTgggccggcctcgcggagagcgacgacgatatGAGGCTCCCTGCCATCCTCGGGGCGTGCCTCGCCACTCTTGCAGTTAATATCGAGGCACACAGGAAGCCACAACACCCGACGTTCGCGACTGAAACCGAGGCTCTTGCCTACGCAGACGGCCTGGACGCAAAACCACGATATGGAGTACGTACAGAAAACCTactgcccccccccccctcctctttCAACCCACATGCGCTCGGATTCCACCCCTGAGAAGGCACTAAAGACAGCGCAGCCAGCCAAAGGGTTAAGAAGAAAAGATCAGGGAGCGCGCTGTACATCAATGCTAACCCAGAACCCTTTTGGGTAGAAATGCGACGTTTTGTCTCAGTTGTGCGAGTACAAGAAACACGCCCCTCGTCTAAACACAAAAAGCACGAGGGAGGACAGCCAGTATGCTATTTATTCCTGGAAGCGTCAGGAGGAATGCCTTGGCATTTCCCCAGTACGTTATCATGTCCATCTCCCCTTCACGTGTAGCCGTCTTTCAGGCTTGGGCATTGCGTGTATCCGTGCCCGGCAATAGAGCTGTGTCTTGTCGTCAGCTCagtgctggctggctcgtcaTTACTCCTTACATGTAGCTCCACACATGTTGACCCAGGGCATCTCTTGGCTGACCAAACTGCACAGTGCAAGGAAAAAGACGATAGTTGTGCTGTTGTCACGCGGACTGGGGGCCCTCCCTGGAGTATCTATTGCGACCCGTATGACGTCCTAAATATTAAAAATTCCTGTCCTACACATACGGAGGAGTAAGCGCAGACCAGACAGACTGAGGCCGGCTGTAAGCCTCGTGTGCGATCCTTTTCACATATCGGCCTGTACCTATCGAAGAGTTCCCTCAATACCTTTCTTTAGTCAGCTGTATCTATACTCGCTTTTATACAAGGAATTGTTGTTCAAAGTATGGAAGCCCTTGGGCCGTCACTGGCGTGTGATGCATATACGTACACGTAGAGTCCATGTTTCCACGAAAGTGGAGGGGTATCGGTAAATCGTAAGTCATTGCCTGGGCTTTGCCTGACGACCATGTTGATGTTGACGCCTCCACGCACGCGCCACCAGGCACCCGGTGTAACAAACGCGcggccagccgccacccATATGTCGTCTTCCCAGTGCTTTGCTTGAGCATCTGCCTAGTAGCCCTGGCTACACGTTTGGTGGAGCTCCAATAGGGCCGACCGAGCCTCATCAAGCTCGGCACAGGGCGGTAGATACCCTTGACCCGGTTTGACCACGTATCAAACGGTCATGTTATTGTCTGACGTCTGGTAATTTGTATCAAGCAGTCACGCAATATTACCTCAATTACAAACAAAAAGTACCCAAAAAAATcaagagagagcgagagagatagagagaAAGGTTGGTCCAGTCTTCAACAGCCAACTGCGTGTACGCTCGTGGGTATAAAGGCCCCGAGGTTGGCTTCCCATCCTGTGCTTCCCGACATGACTGGACCTGTTTTTAACGATATcctgctctctctctatttctccctcttctccctctccctctctccccatACAGAAGAGCGCGGACACATATCTTGGGCCGTGCGCACCTCGGTTAGCCCACCGTtacgcctcgacggcgtcgtgctccGCCGACGTCTGGTTGTTCAATCCCCAGTGGGCATATTCTCCCGACTCACGCGGACTTCAGCATCACGATGAGGGTCCCGCACGCTATCTGCATTGTCCTCACTGCATGTACTGCAGCGACAACGAGTGTCCCGAAATACAGGATCCACCCCTCCTTTTCCAACCCGGTTGAGGCGAACAATTATGCGGAACAAATGAACCAAGCATCATGAGGTGTACGTATCAGATGAAGCACTCGCCTCCACCTTCCTTCTACCCTTGCGCTATTGATACCCGTCCATGAAATGTGTTCCCCTTTCTTGGCCCCCTCCAACCTGACAATACTCATCAACTCTTGCCTCGAAAGACAAAGAGGAAAGAAGAATAATGGATTGAGGCACAAGCATCCAGAAGCAGGCTATGGAAAGGAAACACGCGTGGCAGTTGCCAATTTGGGGTCTCGTTGCGTCTCCATTGCTGACTTGGCGAATACATGTAGGAATGCTTCACAGCGGACGACTTGCATCCCTTCGGTAAATGCGTCTATCGTCCATTCTTCGTCCGGGATTACGACAAGTCGGAATTGCGGTACTGGAGTGTGGCGAGAGTAAAGGATTCTTTGCATTGCAATGATCGCAGCcctgtaggtacctatgtATCAGCACGCTCGACCctttccccctctctccctctttgAACACTTGCCAACTGCCGGTATGCCCTTATACCGTGACTATTCCCCAGCCTCTGCTTCAATGCTGTCGCCGATTCTCGTTGCTAACAGCCTATTCTTTACTAGTGCGCAAACGATAAAGATACATGTGTTTACTTGCAACACTCTGGGAGGGTGCTTTGCAAAAGTGAAGACGTCAACCTGGGGATTTTGTCTGAGGCAGCAGCTCTAGTTGAGCCAGCATCTGTTGAGGCCCAGCCGGACTCGACCAATTGTTAAAAGTCTACCCGTTGCTCCGACTTTTAtacgcccccccccccccccttacTATACATGTCTATATGCCATGTAAGCTCTTAGGTCAACTAGAATCTTCACATCATAATCATATGCCCCAGAGACACCGCATCGGCTGCTTGTCGATAAACCAATTCTTTCAGGCATGGGGGCTCTTGAGGTCCGAGGCTTGTTTGACAGCTGTGACAGCCTGACAGTCCACATTCCCTACCCGCTGTTCCCCCGTCGGGTGCCTGACTTATTGCGCATGACTGCCGCCATGGGTGCATGTCAACTGTGACGCATTTTAAATGAAGGTATTTCGCATAGTCATATTACGCATCTACTCCACTCGGCTTCTCTACTCATTGTCGTCGTGTACGTTACACTTGAAAgggccgccatggcgtggCGCACCCAAGCAAAGTATATGTCAATCGTATGTGCATTCTACTCGGTTTTCTATAACCTCAGTGAGTCCCATGGATACCACCGCACATCATGAAGCCAAAAGGAAGAGCGAAATAGAAAGCTATGAAGGGGTGTCACGCCAAAAACAACGATGATTCGCACATTATGAAACGCCACCAGTATCCAAACGCCGGCACATGCACACGATCCCGCGCGCCTCAACGGCCAAAGCGGGACGCAATGACAAGAAAACCACATCTCCTCGCCAGATCCGAGTCCCCGCTCGCATGGCGCCCC
Above is a genomic segment from Purpureocillium takamizusanense chromosome 2, complete sequence containing:
- a CDS encoding Feruloyl esterase (SECRETED:SignalP(1-21~SECRETED:cutsite=CVA-TS~SECRETED:prob=0.6519)~EggNog:ENOG503NWMK~COG:G) produces the protein MAFWLSLCVALAASHFPLCVATSQYPSTSFESKCSDLRHAAQPSNITPLYSEYVPAGTNLVVPGLDPSCFNSTTIHVDICRLGLNVTTSDRSDFIMEVWLPRNWTRRFLSTGNAGINGCIGYDDMTYATELGFAATGSNNGHSGQNGTRFLNNLEVVIDYSYRSLTMSTAIGKHVTDKFYGKAHRKSYYLGCSTGGRQGFKMAQDFPDIFDGIVAGAPAFNFQGLLAWSGLFHSIIKEVGPEGVPPRTSWAAIDAEMSSQCDHLDGAIDGIFEDPSLCNFRPEALICRPGVNSATCLTGKQADTIRRFLSPVDGVNGTFVYPRAEPFSGIVGSILSVYGSEQFQYTDHWFKYAVYNDSNLDTESLTPEQWEYAFKHDPASVRTYSGDLTQMRDRGAKLLHYHGLEDPLISSASSTHYYNLASRTMSLASADIDRFYRYFRISGMSHCLGGTGASAIGNRGDNMASRDPTANVLTAMTRWVEEGVPPDFVTGTRLQDAGAPGQVDYTRRHCKYPLRNVMKAGGNYTNVDDWHCVL